In bacterium, the DNA window TTAGCGAACAAAAAAGGACCAGATTTCACTGGTGGAGTTGACATCCGGCTCCACCACAACCCCGCCCGAATGGACGCCGTTGCTTTTGCTGTAAGCCCCGATCCACCAGTAATAGAGCGACTGGCTCGAGAGTTTGCTCCCCGAATAGACCATCTGCTGGGCGGTCGTAACCTTGGAGGTCCAGATAATATTGGACAGCGGGGCCAGTCCGACGAAGACCTGATAGCCTACCGCATCAGCGACCGGCTGCCAGGTGAAAGTGAGCGCGCCGCTTTGGACCGTGCGGTTGCCCGGGCTGAGCAGGGCCACCTTGTCGAGGATGCGATCAAAATCCGCTGAACTGGCCACGCTGGCGCGGCCGCCGAGATCGACGCAGGTCACCCTATAATAATAGACAGATCCGGTGGTGACCTGCGTGTCGCGGAAGAGGCTGACCGCCGTGGAATCGACCAGGGTGGAAGCGTCGGCCTCAAAGGCCGGTTTGGTGCTGCGATAGACACGAAAATGACTCAGATCGCTGATGGTCGGGGGGATCCAGGTCACGCTGCATTCCACTTGATTGAGGCTGGCGTTGTTGTGTCCGTACACCACGACGGCGGTGGGGCTGGCCGGAGACGAAATATTGACCGGCCGAACATCAAGAATGCCGGAAGCAGCACTCTCGTTGCCGGCATAATCGCTGGCGGTCAGATAATAGTAATAGGTGGTTTCGTAGTCGAGGAAACGGTCGACATATTCGTTTTCCGTGAGCGTGGCGAGGGGGAGAAAAGAGACGGGCGAAGCGACGGCGCGGTAGATCGTATAGTGTTTGAAATCCTGCTCGCCGTTCGGCGCCCAGCGAAAGCGCGCTTCGCCATCGCCGCCGCCGAGCAGCATGAAGGTGGTTGGCGTAGCAGGCGGGGTCACATCAGCCGGTGCGGTGATTTTGCTGCAGGCAGGTAGGCCGAGGAGCGGCAGCACGACCAACCCAAAGACCCGGAAAAGCCGCTTTCTATTCATATTCTTGGCCCTGTAAGAATGGCAGAGGTTCTTCGAGATGCCCTGAACAGAAACAGCAGGATCGGAATCCCCTTTTATATAATACCCATAAAACAGTCCTTTGTCAATAAAAATCTCCGGGCTTGTCAATAGCGGACACGGCGTTTGTCGCGGTCGCGCCCCCGCCCGCCGACATGGATATTGCACGATTCCGTGGGCTGATATCGGACGTCGAACAGCTCCTCGACCACCTCCGGGCAAGCAGGACTGGCCAGCAGCTTGGTTTCGTTGCAGATGGCCAGCCGGACCACGCCGGCTGGCTGGCTCAGCCATTCCTCCGGCAGCCGCAGAGTGATGAGGGCATTCTTGATGGTCGTGACGGTGATGGGTAGCGCGGCAGCGGTGCCGGTCTGCTTGTTACCGAGCGTCAGGGCGGGATCATCATGGCCCACCCAGGTGCCGACCACCATCTGCGGGGTGAAGGTGATGTACCAGGCATCGGTGAAATCGTTGGTGGTGCCGGTCTTGCCTCCGGCGGGCCGGGTGAATCCGTACTGGGAGACCGCTTGGGCGCCGGTGCCGGCTTGGGCGACCGTCCGCAGCATGTCGGCCATAATATAGGCGGTCTCCTCGCGCAAGACCCCTTTGCTCTGCGGACTGTTCTTTTGCTGGAGATTGCCGTACTTGTCCTCGACCCGCAGGATCCCGAAAGGCTGGACCAGCACACCGTGGTTGGCGAACACCCCGAAGGCTGAGATGAGTTCCATCGGGATGACCCCGCACGAACCGAGCGCCAGCGCGTCGACGGCGTCCAGCGGCGTGGTGATGCCGAGATTGCGGGCATATTGAACGACCTGGCGCGGCGGCACGTCTTCCTGAACCAGCCGGGTCGTGACCAGATTGAGCGAACGACGCAAGGCCTCGCGCAGGGTAGTCTTGCCGCTGATCGATTCATCGAAATTATGCGGGGTCCAGCGGGTGCCGTCGGGCAAATCGACCACGACCGGCTGATTGAGTTTTTCGTAACAGGGCATGTAGCCATTGTCCACAGCGGCCGTATAGACAATCGGCTTGAAGGCCGATCCCGGCTGGCGCCGGGACTGGACCGCGCGGTTGAACTTGCTCTCGCTAAAATCCCGGCCGCCGATCATGGCGAGAATATGGCCATTGCGGGGGTCGATCGCCACGAGCGCGACCTGCACCGCAGCGCGCTCGTTGAGCACCGAGTCGACGAAGGCCTTGCGCGTAAGCCAGCGCTCCACCGTATCCTCCTGCAGCTGCTCAGGCGAGAGGAATTTTTGCAGGATCTCCTTCTTGCGCAGATTACGGTTGGAGACCTCCTGCACCTTGGGCAGGTAGGTGCGCACGGCCTCTTCCGCGCAAGCCTGCACGCGGGAATCGAGGGTGGTGTAGATGTTCATCCCGCTCTTGTAAAGATCCCAGCCATAGTCCTTCTGCAGATTCTGACGCAACCACTCGGTGAAATAGGGGGCAATGCCTTCCAGCTCTGAACCCGTACGTGGCTTGACCCCGAGAGGCGAAGCGATCGCCTCACGGTATTGAGCCTCAGTGATAAAACCCTCGTCGCGCATCCGGTAAAGCACAATCGTGTTGCGCCGCTTGAGGGCGCGATTCGGGTAGCGGATCGGATTCCAGTAAGCCGGCCGTTGCAGGCTGGCCGTCAGCAGCGCACATTCAGGCAGGGTCAGATCGTGCGCCCGCTTGCCGAAAAGATACTGGGCCGCCGCTTCAACGCCATAGGTGCCGTGCGCGAACGACATGTGGTTGAGGTACATCTCGAGAATTTCAGGCTTGGTATAGGTCCGTTCGATCTGGATCGCGGTCATCCATTCCCGGATCTTGCGCGTCATCGTTTTCTCCGGCGTCAGGTAGAGCCGCCGGGCGAGCTGCTGGGTGAGCGTGCTCGCCCCCTGTTGCTTGCTCAGGGTGAAGATATCGAAGAGGATGGCGCGGACAAAACGCAGCGGCCGGATGCCCCAGTGGTCGTAAAAGCGGGCATCCTCAGTGGCCAACACCGATTTGATCATCATCTCCGGGATCTCGGAAATCGGGATATAGAACCGGCGTTCGGTGAAAAACTCCTTGATGAGGACGCCGTCCGCCGAGTAGACCTTGGAAGCCAGTTCGGGATTATAGTTCTCCAACGTATCCAGCTTGGGCAGACTCATGCCGAGGTAGACCAGCCAGGCCAGCAAAAAAACCGCCAGGACGGCCAGAACGCCCAGAATCCGTTTCCAGCGCTGCTTGGCGGGCATCGCCGTCAGCCTGCGCTTCATGTCGGTCATGATGGAGGTATGCTTGATCGTCATTGTCCAGCCTGTTGATGTAAGAACGCCCCGCAGAGCAGGGCGTTGATCTTTCGCTAATAGCGTTTGATATGGGTCAATACTTTTCTGTAGCGGGGAATGTCCTCGAGAACCTTGCCCGTGCCGCGCACGACGGCGCGCAGGGGTTCTTCAGCGAGAATGACGGGGAGGTTGGTCTCGCGGCGCAGCCGCTCATCGAGTCCCTTGAGCATCGAACCGCCGCCGCTCATCAGGATGCCGCGATCCAGGATGTCGGCGGAGAGCTCCGGCGGGGTTTGCTCGAGACACATCTTGACCGAATCGACGAGCTGATCGACGGTGTCGGCGAGCGCCTCCTGAACCTGCTTGGTGCTGATGGTTACCGTCTTGGGGATGCCGGCGACAAGATCGCGTCCTTTAACCGTCATCGTGCCCTTGCCATCGAATGGGGAGGCGGAGCCGAGTTCGATCTTGATCTCTTCGGCGGTGATCTCGCCGATGAGGAGGTTGAAGGATTTCTTGAAATACTGGATGATGGCCTCGTTCATCTCATCACCGCCGATGCGGATCGAAACCGAATTGACGATGCCGAACATGGCGATCACCGCGATCTCGCAGGTGCCGCCGCCGATGTCGATGATCATATTGCCGACCGGCTGGTCGATCGGCAGCCCCAGACCGATGGCTCCGGCCATGGGCTCCTCGATGAGGTAAACCTCGCGCGCTCCGGCGTGCTCGGCCGAATCGCGCACAGCGCGCTTCTCGACCTCGGTGATGCCGGTGGGAACGCAGATCGCGATGCGCGGCCGCGGGATACGGGTCGGCATCGCCTTGCGGATAAAATGACGGATCATCTGCTCGGCCAGCTCAAAATCGGCGATGACCCCGTCCTTGAGGGGACGGATGGTGATGATCTCGCCGGGGGTCCGGCCGACCATCTCGCGCGCCTGGTTGCCGAAGGCGACGATCTCCTGGGTGCTCTTGCGGATAGCAACGACCGACGGCTCATCAAGGACTACATCCTTGCCGCGGACATAGACGAGGGTATTGGCAGTGCCCAGGTCAATTGCCAGGTCATTGGAGAAGAAGGAACCTAAACCGAAACTCATGGTGCCCAACCTTGTTAAGTTCGAGGACTGTGCTGTTTATGAATTCTTACAAGCTTGCCTAATGACGAAAATGGCGCATGCCCGTGAATATCAGGGCCATGTTGTGTTCATCGGCGGCCGCGATCACCTCTTCATCGCGGACCGATCCGCCCGGCTCGATGACCGCGGTTGCTCCGGCCTCGGCGAGGACATCCAGGCCGTCGCGGAAGGGAAAGAAGGCATCCGAGGCCGCAGCCGTACCCCGCACCTCAAGACCGGCGTTGCGGGCTTTCATCGCCGCCAGGCGGGATGAATCCACCCGCGACATCTGCCCTGCGCCGATGCCGATCGTACGGTCCGGAGCTGCGAAAATGATCGCATTACTCTTGACCCACTTGGCGATACGCCAGCCGAAGAGCAGAGCGAGCCGTTCGATCTCGGTCGGCGCTCTGCGGCTGACCACCCGGTAGGCGGCGGAATCAACCGGCTCGATGTCAGCCGTCTGCACCAGAAATCCGCCGAACACCTTACGCACATCGCGCATGCCGGAAGTGATCTGGAATCCGGGCCAGCGGATGAGGCGCAGATTTTTCTTCCCCCGCAGCAGGGCGAGCACTCCCGGGGCAAACTCTGGAGCCACCACCACCTCGAGAAAGAGTCCAGCGAGTTTTTCAGCGAGATCTTCTCGGGTCAGCGGCCGGTTCAGGGCGACGATTCCGCCGTAGGCCGAAACCGGATCGGTGGCCAGGGCCTTCTCCCAGGCCTCGAGCAGATCGTTGCCGATTGCGGCGCCGCAGGGATTATTATGCTTAACGATCACCACCGCCGGCTCGGGGAACTCCGCCGCCAAGCCGATGGCTGAATGGATGTCGAGAATATTGTTATACGAAAGCTCCTTGCCATGCAGCTGCTCGCCGAAGGCCATACCGCCCGCCTCCGCATAGAAAGCGGCGGCCTGGTGCGGATTCTCACCGTAGCGGAGTTCCTGTATTTTGGACAGATGCAGATCCAGGGTCTGCGAAAAGCGCGGTGTCACGTCTTCCTGCACCGGTGCAGCCCTGAGCCAGGCATGGATGGCTGCATCATAGCGGCTGGTGCGGTCGAAAGCGGCGGTCGCCCAACCTTCGCGCAGGGCAAGGCTGGTGCAGCCGTC includes these proteins:
- a CDS encoding rod shape-determining protein — protein: MSFGLGSFFSNDLAIDLGTANTLVYVRGKDVVLDEPSVVAIRKSTQEIVAFGNQAREMVGRTPGEIITIRPLKDGVIADFELAEQMIRHFIRKAMPTRIPRPRIAICVPTGITEVEKRAVRDSAEHAGAREVYLIEEPMAGAIGLGLPIDQPVGNMIIDIGGGTCEIAVIAMFGIVNSVSIRIGGDEMNEAIIQYFKKSFNLLIGEITAEEIKIELGSASPFDGKGTMTVKGRDLVAGIPKTVTISTKQVQEALADTVDQLVDSVKMCLEQTPPELSADILDRGILMSGGGSMLKGLDERLRRETNLPVILAEEPLRAVVRGTGKVLEDIPRYRKVLTHIKRY
- a CDS encoding PBP1A family penicillin-binding protein; translated protein: MTIKHTSIMTDMKRRLTAMPAKQRWKRILGVLAVLAVFLLAWLVYLGMSLPKLDTLENYNPELASKVYSADGVLIKEFFTERRFYIPISEIPEMMIKSVLATEDARFYDHWGIRPLRFVRAILFDIFTLSKQQGASTLTQQLARRLYLTPEKTMTRKIREWMTAIQIERTYTKPEILEMYLNHMSFAHGTYGVEAAAQYLFGKRAHDLTLPECALLTASLQRPAYWNPIRYPNRALKRRNTIVLYRMRDEGFITEAQYREAIASPLGVKPRTGSELEGIAPYFTEWLRQNLQKDYGWDLYKSGMNIYTTLDSRVQACAEEAVRTYLPKVQEVSNRNLRKKEILQKFLSPEQLQEDTVERWLTRKAFVDSVLNERAAVQVALVAIDPRNGHILAMIGGRDFSESKFNRAVQSRRQPGSAFKPIVYTAAVDNGYMPCYEKLNQPVVVDLPDGTRWTPHNFDESISGKTTLREALRRSLNLVTTRLVQEDVPPRQVVQYARNLGITTPLDAVDALALGSCGVIPMELISAFGVFANHGVLVQPFGILRVEDKYGNLQQKNSPQSKGVLREETAYIMADMLRTVAQAGTGAQAVSQYGFTRPAGGKTGTTNDFTDAWYITFTPQMVVGTWVGHDDPALTLGNKQTGTAAALPITVTTIKNALITLRLPEEWLSQPAGVVRLAICNETKLLASPACPEVVEELFDVRYQPTESCNIHVGGRGRDRDKRRVRY
- the purH gene encoding bifunctional phosphoribosylaminoimidazolecarboxamide formyltransferase/IMP cyclohydrolase, with translation MKIRRALLSVHDKTGLIDLARALQKRGVEIISTGGTARVLEEAGLAVRTVSDLTGFPEILGGRVKTLHPHVHAALLAKREDGAQMQQLEELGLTPIDLVVVNLYPFEATIAKAGCTRADALENIDIGGPCMIRAAAKNHPGVAVLTDPGQYPAFLEQFEALDGCTSLALREGWATAAFDRTSRYDAAIHAWLRAAPVQEDVTPRFSQTLDLHLSKIQELRYGENPHQAAAFYAEAGGMAFGEQLHGKELSYNNILDIHSAIGLAAEFPEPAVVIVKHNNPCGAAIGNDLLEAWEKALATDPVSAYGGIVALNRPLTREDLAEKLAGLFLEVVVAPEFAPGVLALLRGKKNLRLIRWPGFQITSGMRDVRKVFGGFLVQTADIEPVDSAAYRVVSRRAPTEIERLALLFGWRIAKWVKSNAIIFAAPDRTIGIGAGQMSRVDSSRLAAMKARNAGLEVRGTAAASDAFFPFRDGLDVLAEAGATAVIEPGGSVRDEEVIAAADEHNMALIFTGMRHFRH